A genomic segment from Syntrophotalea acetylenivorans encodes:
- a CDS encoding Hsp20/alpha crystallin family protein, whose protein sequence is MFSKDLFREMELLRREIDDVFRGSAGRRMFDSVFMPGIGQRGYPLINLHNDEDNLYVETLLPGVDPSELEMTVQQNTLTISGERHKAETPEKVVWHRRERGAGKFLRTVELPLDVKTDEVRAEYKDGLLRVTLPKAEAAKPTRVAIEAS, encoded by the coding sequence ATGTTCAGTAAAGATCTTTTTAGAGAAATGGAACTCTTGCGGCGGGAAATCGACGATGTCTTTCGTGGCAGTGCCGGGCGGCGAATGTTCGATTCGGTGTTCATGCCCGGCATCGGCCAGAGAGGTTACCCGTTAATCAACCTGCACAACGACGAGGATAATTTGTACGTTGAAACGTTGCTTCCCGGGGTCGATCCTTCCGAGCTAGAGATGACTGTTCAGCAAAATACTCTGACCATCTCCGGTGAACGCCACAAAGCTGAAACGCCGGAAAAGGTCGTATGGCATCGCCGCGAACGAGGCGCTGGAAAATTCCTGCGAACCGTCGAACTGCCACTCGATGTGAAAACCGATGAGGTCCGGGCCGAATACAAGGACGGTTTGCTGAGGGTGACTCTGCCAAAGGCTGAAGCTGCCAAACCGACCCGGGTGGCGATTGAAGCGTCCTGA
- a CDS encoding Hsp20/alpha crystallin family protein, translating to MAENKMSVYNDEKEKALTREETRAQNNYLSPAVDIYETEDGLVVMADLPGVDKSGLEINVEQGVLTLEAHASADVAADEISREFALRNFYRQFRLPDSIDANASNAVLKNGVLTLSLPRAAAAKPRRIEVTTH from the coding sequence ATGGCTGAGAACAAAATGAGCGTATATAACGACGAAAAAGAAAAAGCTTTGACCCGCGAAGAAACCCGTGCCCAGAACAACTACCTGTCACCGGCAGTCGATATATATGAAACCGAAGACGGTCTGGTCGTAATGGCTGACCTGCCGGGTGTCGACAAAAGCGGTCTTGAAATCAATGTCGAACAGGGGGTGTTGACGCTCGAGGCCCATGCCAGTGCGGATGTTGCCGCCGACGAGATCAGCAGGGAGTTTGCCTTGCGAAACTTTTACCGGCAATTCCGCCTGCCTGACAGCATCGACGCGAACGCCTCAAACGCAGTGCTGAAAAATGGTGTGTTGACCCTGAGCCTGCCTCGGGCTGCCGCTGCAAAGCCTCGTCGCATTGAGGTGACGACTCACTGA
- the clpB gene encoding ATP-dependent chaperone ClpB, whose translation MDTNKLTQKTQEALQAAQDEAVKRGHIEVDGEHLLMALLQQQGGLVPRLLQKVDVPVDNLANELRKELERRPSVSGPGTEAGKVYVTQRLNRLLLKAEEEAKQLRDDYISVEHVLLAIAEEGEATAAGKLFKQFNINRDRILQALTAVRGHQRVTTPDPESTYEALEKYGRDLVKEVEKGKLDPVIGRDSEIRRVIRILSRKTKNNPVLIGEPGVGKTAIVEGLAHRIVRGDVPEGLKHKTIFALDMGSLVAGAKYRGEFEERLKAVLNEIHASEGRILLFIDELHTIVGAGKAEGSMDAGNMLKPMLARGELHCIGATTLDEYRQYIEKDAALERRFQPVLVDQPQVEDTISILRGLKERFEVFHGVRIQDNALVAAATLSNRYISDRFLPDKAIDLVDEACAMIRTEIDSLPAELDEVTRRVMQLEIEEAALKKEKDIASQERLKALRKELADLKHQADTLRAQWDSEKGGIKKLQGLREEIERVRQEIEVAERDYDLNRAAELRHGRLPELERALQEQEQATAGEQGGSRLLREEVTEEEIADIISRWTGIPVTRLVEGEREKLLKLDQILHKRVIGQNEAVQLVADAVIRARSGIKDPKRPIGSFIFLGPTGVGKTELARTLAEALFDSEDNMVRIDMSEYMEKHTVSRLIGAPPGYVGYEEGGQLTEAVRRKPYSVILFDEIEKAHHDVFNVLLQILDDGRVTDAQGRTVDFKNTVIILTSNIGSPLLLEGVGEDGTIREETSKAVMGDLRRHFRPEFLNRVDDIVLFKPLTREEIKSIIDLLVAELRRRLSDRQIDLQISEEAREFIAREAYDPVYGARPLKRYLQHELETRIGRALLSGEIGHGALVTVEVVDQQLQVKVAGQGPKDPEV comes from the coding sequence ATGGATACCAACAAGCTCACCCAAAAAACCCAGGAAGCTCTTCAGGCTGCGCAAGATGAGGCTGTGAAGCGCGGCCATATCGAGGTCGACGGAGAACATCTGCTGATGGCTCTGCTGCAGCAGCAAGGCGGCCTGGTGCCACGACTGCTGCAGAAAGTCGATGTCCCGGTGGATAACCTGGCCAATGAGCTGCGCAAGGAACTGGAGCGTCGCCCGAGCGTATCCGGTCCCGGCACCGAGGCCGGTAAGGTCTATGTCACTCAGCGCCTCAACCGGCTGTTGCTGAAGGCCGAGGAAGAAGCCAAGCAGCTGCGCGACGATTACATTTCGGTGGAGCATGTGTTGCTGGCTATTGCCGAGGAAGGCGAGGCCACCGCCGCCGGAAAGCTCTTCAAGCAGTTCAATATCAACCGTGACCGGATTTTACAGGCCCTGACCGCAGTGCGCGGCCATCAGCGGGTGACCACCCCCGATCCGGAGAGCACCTACGAAGCGTTGGAAAAGTACGGTCGCGATCTGGTTAAGGAAGTGGAAAAGGGCAAGCTCGATCCGGTCATCGGCCGCGACAGTGAAATCCGCCGGGTGATCCGTATTCTGTCCCGTAAAACAAAGAATAATCCGGTCCTCATCGGTGAGCCGGGGGTGGGCAAGACCGCTATCGTCGAGGGTTTGGCCCACCGTATCGTTCGTGGTGACGTTCCCGAAGGGCTCAAGCACAAGACCATCTTTGCCCTCGACATGGGCTCGCTGGTGGCGGGGGCCAAATATCGCGGCGAATTCGAAGAACGCCTCAAAGCGGTACTCAATGAGATCCATGCCAGCGAGGGGCGCATCCTGCTCTTTATCGACGAGTTGCACACCATCGTCGGCGCCGGCAAGGCCGAAGGTTCCATGGACGCCGGTAACATGCTCAAGCCGATGCTGGCCCGTGGTGAACTGCACTGTATCGGCGCCACCACCCTCGATGAATATCGGCAATACATCGAGAAGGACGCTGCTCTGGAGCGGCGCTTTCAACCGGTGCTGGTCGATCAGCCCCAGGTGGAGGACACCATCTCCATTCTGCGGGGACTCAAGGAGCGCTTCGAGGTTTTTCATGGGGTGCGGATTCAGGACAATGCTCTGGTGGCGGCGGCCACCCTGAGCAACCGCTATATCAGCGACCGTTTTCTGCCGGACAAGGCCATCGACCTCGTCGACGAGGCCTGCGCCATGATCCGCACCGAGATCGACAGTCTGCCTGCGGAACTCGATGAGGTGACCCGCCGGGTCATGCAGTTGGAGATCGAGGAAGCGGCGCTGAAGAAAGAGAAGGACATCGCTAGTCAGGAACGCCTGAAGGCCCTGCGCAAGGAGCTGGCCGATCTTAAGCACCAGGCCGACACCTTGCGGGCTCAGTGGGACAGTGAAAAAGGAGGTATCAAAAAACTCCAGGGACTGCGCGAGGAGATCGAACGGGTGCGGCAGGAGATCGAGGTGGCGGAACGCGATTACGACCTCAATCGGGCCGCCGAGTTGCGCCACGGTCGTCTGCCGGAACTGGAGCGTGCCCTGCAGGAGCAGGAACAGGCCACGGCCGGCGAACAGGGCGGCTCGCGACTGCTGCGGGAGGAAGTCACCGAAGAAGAGATTGCCGACATCATCTCTCGCTGGACGGGCATTCCGGTGACCCGCCTGGTGGAAGGGGAGCGGGAGAAGCTGCTTAAACTCGACCAGATTCTGCATAAGCGGGTCATTGGACAGAACGAGGCGGTGCAACTGGTGGCCGATGCGGTGATCCGCGCCCGCAGCGGCATCAAGGATCCCAAGAGGCCCATCGGCTCCTTTATCTTCCTCGGTCCGACGGGGGTCGGCAAGACCGAACTTGCTCGCACTCTGGCCGAGGCTTTGTTTGACAGCGAAGACAATATGGTGCGTATCGACATGTCCGAATACATGGAGAAACACACCGTCAGTCGACTGATCGGAGCACCTCCCGGGTATGTCGGTTACGAGGAAGGGGGGCAGCTCACCGAAGCGGTTCGGCGCAAGCCCTACTCTGTGATTCTTTTCGACGAAATCGAAAAGGCCCATCACGACGTCTTCAATGTGCTGTTGCAGATCCTGGATGATGGCCGGGTCACCGATGCCCAGGGCAGAACCGTCGATTTCAAGAATACGGTGATCATTTTGACCTCCAATATCGGCTCGCCGCTGCTTCTCGAAGGGGTGGGAGAAGACGGCACCATCCGCGAGGAGACCAGCAAAGCGGTCATGGGCGATCTGCGCCGGCATTTCCGTCCCGAGTTTCTTAATCGGGTAGACGATATTGTGTTGTTCAAGCCCCTCACCCGCGAGGAGATTAAATCGATTATCGACCTTCTGGTCGCCGAATTGCGCCGGCGCTTGAGCGATCGCCAGATTGATTTACAGATTAGCGAGGAGGCTCGGGAATTTATCGCCAGGGAGGCTTACGACCCCGTATACGGTGCCCGCCCGCTTAAGCGCTATCTGCAGCACGAACTGGAAACCCGTATCGGTCGGGCATTGCTTTCCGGCGAGATTGGCCACGGTGCTTTGGTTACGGTGGAAGTTGTCGATCAGCAGTTGCAAGTGAAGGTTGCCGGACAAGGGCCTAAAGATCCCGAAGTTTGA
- a CDS encoding response regulator, translating into MPRRKRFGEILVDAKVLDEITLSKALEKQKISDMRLGEVLEEMGIISDRDVVLILARQFNCKTVSNISKHPFPEDVLGLVDCDTALEKGIFPLKTEGKSLYLAITNPLDLETLDNVSFQTGMRVVPFLTTPHEVQDAIRKHYIKATEGEPSEELTVMVVDDQELWRSAFQGNLKKEGLRSVQFDSGSAALKAVLKERPHLILVDAGMAGMTGIEFFRVLQSNSVTRDIPVIALSTKASPEEEARLLEMGFFDFVAKPANLTRLMARVKRALKITYGADRLPVV; encoded by the coding sequence ATGCCACGACGCAAACGGTTTGGTGAAATTCTGGTAGATGCAAAGGTTCTGGACGAGATTACTCTGAGCAAGGCCTTGGAGAAGCAGAAGATCTCCGATATGCGCCTCGGAGAAGTGCTCGAGGAAATGGGAATCATCAGTGATCGGGATGTGGTGCTGATTCTGGCCCGGCAGTTCAATTGCAAAACGGTCAGCAATATCAGCAAGCACCCTTTCCCGGAAGACGTGCTTGGTCTGGTCGATTGCGATACGGCCCTTGAAAAGGGCATTTTCCCCCTCAAAACTGAAGGAAAGTCCCTTTACCTGGCCATCACCAATCCTCTAGACCTGGAAACTCTCGACAATGTCTCCTTTCAGACCGGCATGCGGGTGGTACCTTTTTTGACCACTCCCCATGAGGTTCAGGACGCTATTCGCAAGCATTATATCAAAGCCACCGAAGGTGAACCATCGGAAGAACTGACGGTTATGGTGGTCGATGACCAGGAGCTGTGGCGATCCGCCTTCCAGGGAAACCTGAAAAAGGAAGGTTTGCGCAGCGTCCAATTCGATAGTGGCTCCGCGGCTCTTAAGGCAGTGCTTAAGGAACGGCCGCACCTGATTCTGGTGGATGCGGGTATGGCCGGCATGACAGGCATCGAATTCTTTCGGGTGCTGCAGTCCAACAGCGTGACCCGGGATATACCGGTTATCGCTCTTTCTACTAAGGCTTCGCCGGAAGAAGAGGCCCGTTTGTTAGAGATGGGCTTTTTCGATTTCGTGGCCAAGCCAGCCAATTTGACCCGCCTTATGGCCCGGGTTAAGCGGGCCCTCAAAATTACTTACGGTGCAGATCGCCTGCCGGTGGTCTGA
- a CDS encoding thioredoxin family protein — protein sequence MRIDIICKPECGGSCERTLENVRAALSQLGVKAEVHLYRDVRKMIDNRVYVSPALMVDDLLRVAGRIPDVHEIKGFICERPRYQAREKEVA from the coding sequence ATGCGTATCGATATCATCTGTAAGCCAGAGTGTGGCGGAAGCTGTGAACGGACCCTGGAAAATGTGCGTGCTGCCTTGTCGCAGTTGGGAGTTAAGGCGGAGGTCCATCTCTATCGCGATGTGCGTAAGATGATTGACAACCGGGTATATGTCTCCCCGGCCCTGATGGTCGATGATCTTTTGCGGGTCGCTGGACGCATCCCAGATGTCCATGAAATCAAAGGGTTTATCTGTGAGCGCCCCCGCTATCAAGCGCGGGAAAAAGAGGTTGCCTAG
- a CDS encoding IS481 family transposase produces the protein MTIRLHANATTTPRIRRYIQQSQKTDKALAKELGISIDTVRRWRKRDDVHDRSHTAHRLNTTLSKAQEAVVVELRRSLLLSLDDLLVVTREFINADVSRAGLDRCLRRHGISRLADLIPQEETAKDKPKTFKNYDPGFVHVDIKYLPQMPDETSRRYLFVAIDRASRWVYLELRKSKSSQAATGFLNRLVNKAPFVIRKLLTDNDKAFTDRFSTAGERKPTGKHIFDQACVRHGIEHRLIPPRRPQTNGMVERFNGRISEVLATTRFNSAEDLEQTMLRYGYLYNQHIPQRALEHKTPVEALKQWQKRKPELFHKQVRNHAGPDT, from the coding sequence ATGACGATTCGGTTACACGCGAACGCAACGACAACACCTAGGATACGACGCTATATCCAACAGTCCCAAAAGACGGATAAAGCCTTGGCCAAAGAGCTGGGTATCTCTATTGATACGGTTCGTCGTTGGCGAAAGCGCGACGACGTTCATGACCGTTCTCATACGGCTCACAGGCTGAATACGACTCTGAGCAAAGCCCAGGAAGCTGTTGTTGTCGAACTGCGGCGATCTTTGCTCCTATCCCTGGATGATCTGCTGGTGGTCACCCGGGAATTTATCAATGCCGACGTTTCCCGCGCAGGACTGGACCGCTGTCTACGCCGGCATGGTATTTCTCGATTGGCCGATCTGATCCCCCAAGAGGAAACGGCCAAAGACAAACCCAAGACTTTTAAAAACTACGACCCGGGTTTCGTTCATGTCGACATCAAGTACCTGCCGCAAATGCCGGATGAAACTTCACGGCGGTACCTGTTTGTGGCCATCGACCGCGCCAGCCGCTGGGTCTACTTGGAGCTGCGCAAAAGCAAGTCGTCCCAAGCCGCTACGGGTTTTCTAAACCGTCTGGTAAACAAAGCTCCGTTTGTGATCCGCAAACTGCTGACCGACAACGATAAGGCCTTCACGGATCGTTTTAGCACTGCCGGCGAGCGAAAGCCGACGGGAAAGCATATATTTGACCAAGCCTGTGTGCGACACGGTATCGAGCATCGGCTGATTCCACCCCGTCGCCCTCAGACCAATGGCATGGTGGAGCGTTTCAATGGCCGCATCAGCGAGGTGCTGGCAACGACCAGGTTCAATTCCGCTGAAGACCTGGAACAAACCATGCTGCGTTATGGGTATTTATACAATCAGCATATCCCCCAGCGGGCCTTGGAACATAAAACCCCGGTAGAGGCTCTAAAACAGTGGCAAAAAAGGAAGCCGGAACTTTTCCATAAACAGGTCAGGAATCATGCGGGACCTGACACCTAG
- a CDS encoding MXAN_5187 C-terminal domain-containing protein, with protein sequence MPERQILLRALDTIGEDLRELEILYERYFSGEEKREPLQKREALQKRLRQFINRRIMKTDLRFRYESLAARYHTYAGYWDRILRLMDEGKYERHTGGNRPAPLVDQDKSGPKNDNESAYQQMLKAHKECALDRPAPSRKQFDAYLEKQRSSLAKKFGSHEIEFRVVTEKGKPKITARPKKAPTAN encoded by the coding sequence ATGCCGGAACGCCAGATACTACTACGCGCCCTGGATACGATCGGGGAAGATTTACGGGAATTGGAAATTCTCTATGAACGGTATTTTTCCGGAGAGGAAAAACGGGAGCCGTTACAAAAGCGGGAAGCGCTACAGAAGCGTCTACGCCAGTTCATCAACCGGCGCATCATGAAGACGGACCTTCGCTTCCGTTACGAAAGCCTGGCGGCCCGCTACCACACCTATGCGGGGTACTGGGACCGTATTTTGAGATTGATGGATGAGGGAAAGTACGAGCGACACACGGGCGGTAACCGCCCTGCCCCCCTGGTAGACCAGGACAAGAGCGGCCCGAAAAATGATAATGAATCGGCCTACCAGCAGATGCTTAAGGCCCATAAGGAATGCGCCCTGGACCGGCCGGCTCCAAGCCGCAAGCAATTCGACGCATACCTTGAGAAACAGCGCTCATCACTGGCAAAAAAGTTCGGCAGCCATGAAATAGAGTTTCGTGTCGTCACTGAAAAAGGCAAACCGAAGATCACGGCCCGTCCAAAAAAAGCCCCTACCGCAAATTGA
- the glmU gene encoding bifunctional UDP-N-acetylglucosamine diphosphorylase/glucosamine-1-phosphate N-acetyltransferase GlmU translates to MDAKGLAAVVLAAGKGTRMKSALPKVLHELNGQPMVHYPVQQAACLGCRPTVLVVGHGAEEVRECLADHKVDFAVQEQQLGTGHALLSAREALTDFSGSLLLLCGDVPLLRQETLQRLLDYHRNEGAAATVLTANMSDPFGYGRILRDGSEVLGIVEEKDATDEQRTICEINTGIYIFEAPLVFEILNGLGCDNAQGEYYLTDVLAKLRSGGGKVRALVMDDPAEAMGINSRVQLAEAASLMRQRINEGHMLGGVTLIDPAAIYIDAQVEIGADTVIHPGVCLWGTTRIGEGCTIEPQVTVDNCQVSDGVRLKAGSVLEGSQIGPQSDVGPMAHLRPGTVLAGHNKVGNFVETKKAFIGEGSKASHLTYIGDAELGARVNIGCGTITCNYDGVNKHKTIIEDDVFVGSDTQFVAPVQIGRNSLIGAGSTITKDVPADSLALSRSPQKTIEGWVLRKKKQK, encoded by the coding sequence ATGGATGCAAAGGGACTCGCCGCCGTTGTGTTGGCAGCCGGTAAGGGAACACGTATGAAGTCGGCACTGCCCAAAGTGCTGCATGAACTTAACGGACAGCCGATGGTGCACTATCCGGTGCAGCAGGCCGCTTGCCTCGGGTGCCGGCCGACGGTGCTGGTGGTCGGTCATGGCGCTGAAGAGGTCAGGGAGTGTCTGGCGGACCATAAGGTCGATTTTGCCGTACAGGAACAACAACTCGGCACCGGTCATGCTTTGCTGAGCGCCCGGGAAGCGTTGACTGATTTCTCCGGTTCTCTGCTGTTGCTTTGCGGCGATGTACCGTTGTTGCGCCAGGAGACTCTGCAGCGGTTGCTGGACTATCATCGCAACGAGGGGGCGGCGGCCACCGTACTGACCGCTAATATGAGTGATCCTTTTGGCTATGGCCGTATTTTGCGTGACGGTAGCGAAGTGTTGGGTATTGTCGAAGAAAAGGACGCTACCGACGAGCAGCGGACCATTTGTGAAATCAATACCGGTATCTATATTTTTGAAGCGCCCCTGGTTTTTGAAATCCTGAACGGTTTGGGATGCGACAATGCACAGGGGGAGTATTATCTGACCGATGTGCTGGCTAAACTGCGGAGCGGCGGTGGTAAGGTCCGGGCCCTGGTAATGGATGATCCCGCTGAAGCCATGGGTATCAACAGCCGGGTGCAGTTGGCCGAGGCTGCCAGCCTTATGCGACAGCGCATCAATGAAGGTCACATGTTGGGCGGAGTCACTCTGATCGATCCGGCCGCAATCTATATCGACGCACAGGTTGAAATCGGCGCCGATACGGTAATTCATCCCGGAGTTTGCCTGTGGGGTACAACCCGCATTGGCGAGGGTTGCACCATTGAACCCCAGGTGACCGTTGACAATTGTCAGGTTAGCGATGGGGTACGCCTCAAGGCCGGTTCGGTCCTTGAAGGATCGCAGATCGGGCCTCAGAGTGATGTTGGTCCCATGGCTCATCTGCGGCCCGGTACGGTCCTGGCCGGCCATAACAAGGTTGGCAACTTCGTTGAAACAAAAAAAGCCTTTATCGGCGAAGGCTCCAAGGCCAGTCATCTGACCTATATCGGTGACGCCGAACTGGGAGCCCGGGTTAATATCGGCTGCGGGACGATCACCTGCAACTACGACGGGGTCAACAAACACAAGACGATTATCGAAGATGATGTTTTCGTCGGCAGTGATACCCAGTTCGTGGCGCCGGTGCAAATCGGCCGCAATAGCCTGATCGGTGCCGGTTCGACGATTACCAAGGATGTGCCGGCCGATTCCCTGGCGCTGTCCCGTAGTCCGCAAAAGACCATTGAAGGCTGGGTTCTGCGTAAAAAGAAGCAAAAGTGA
- the glmS gene encoding glutamine--fructose-6-phosphate transaminase (isomerizing) yields MCGIVGYFGQQQATPIIIDGLRRLEYRGYDSAGVAILNGGKIEVRRAKGKLAELETLLGQSPLAGVRGIGHTRWATHGRPSETNAHPHCAGEVAVVHNGIIENYLELKDRLIAQGHEFSSETDTEIIAHLVDQHLSQCGDFETAVRQALGEVRGAYAVAILCQSEPDKMIAAKLGSPLVVGQGQGEFFVASDIPAMLSHTREMIFLEEGELVVYHDGDLRFSDLAGTPVTKTAKTITWSPLMAEKGGYRHFMLKEIYEQPRAIADTVASRVKDGHSDVYLEGLQLDDEQLRQFDRLYVVACGTSWHAGLTGKFLIEKLARVPVEVDIASEFRYRDPLVTDRTLIILISQSGETADTLAALREARGKGGKALAICNVVESSIARESDGVIYTHAGPEIGVASTKAFTTQLVALYLLALRLGRARGTLDAQRCIELTEALLTLPRKIEEVLELDEQIEAIAKTFMSASDFLYLGRGNQYPIALEGALKLKEISYIHAEGYPAGEMKHGPIALIDEQLPVVFLCPRNETLEKVVSNLEEVRARDGRVIAVVTEGQENLLGEVDALITVPDIIDELAPVLMSIPMQLLAYHVAVFKGTDVDQPRNLAKSVTVE; encoded by the coding sequence ATGTGCGGTATTGTAGGTTATTTCGGCCAGCAGCAGGCTACACCCATCATTATCGACGGCCTGCGCCGGCTGGAGTACCGTGGTTATGACTCGGCCGGCGTCGCCATTCTCAACGGCGGTAAGATTGAGGTTCGGCGCGCCAAGGGTAAGTTGGCTGAACTCGAAACCCTGCTGGGTCAGAGTCCCTTGGCGGGTGTGCGGGGAATCGGCCATACCCGCTGGGCAACCCATGGCCGTCCTTCAGAGACCAATGCACATCCCCATTGCGCCGGTGAGGTGGCGGTGGTGCACAATGGCATCATCGAAAACTATCTTGAACTCAAGGACCGGCTGATAGCCCAGGGGCACGAATTCAGTTCCGAAACCGATACCGAAATCATCGCCCACCTGGTGGACCAGCATCTGAGCCAATGCGGCGATTTTGAAACAGCTGTGCGTCAGGCGCTGGGTGAGGTACGTGGTGCTTACGCAGTGGCCATTCTTTGTCAAAGCGAGCCGGACAAGATGATCGCCGCCAAGCTCGGCTCACCGCTGGTGGTCGGTCAGGGCCAAGGCGAGTTCTTTGTCGCCTCGGATATCCCGGCTATGCTCTCCCATACCCGGGAGATGATTTTTCTCGAAGAGGGAGAGCTGGTCGTTTATCACGATGGCGACCTGCGTTTCAGCGATTTGGCCGGTACCCCGGTGACCAAGACCGCCAAGACCATCACCTGGAGTCCGCTGATGGCGGAAAAGGGTGGCTACCGCCACTTTATGCTTAAGGAGATTTACGAGCAGCCTAGGGCCATTGCAGATACTGTGGCCAGCCGGGTTAAGGACGGTCACAGCGATGTCTATCTGGAAGGTTTGCAGCTCGATGATGAGCAGTTGCGCCAGTTTGACCGTCTGTATGTTGTCGCCTGCGGGACCTCCTGGCATGCCGGATTGACCGGCAAGTTTCTTATTGAAAAACTGGCCCGCGTGCCGGTTGAGGTCGATATTGCCAGCGAATTTCGCTATCGCGATCCTCTGGTCACCGACCGTACCTTGATCATTCTTATCAGTCAGAGCGGCGAAACCGCCGATACCCTGGCGGCACTGCGGGAAGCGAGGGGCAAGGGCGGCAAAGCCCTGGCCATCTGCAACGTGGTTGAATCGTCTATCGCCCGGGAGAGCGACGGGGTTATTTATACCCATGCCGGGCCGGAGATCGGCGTGGCTTCGACCAAGGCGTTCACCACCCAGTTGGTGGCTCTTTATCTCCTCGCCTTACGTCTTGGCCGAGCGCGGGGGACCCTCGACGCTCAACGCTGTATCGAGCTGACCGAGGCCCTGCTGACCTTGCCCCGTAAGATCGAAGAGGTGTTGGAGCTGGATGAGCAGATCGAGGCCATTGCCAAGACCTTTATGTCCGCCAGCGATTTCCTCTATCTCGGCCGCGGCAACCAGTACCCCATTGCCCTGGAGGGGGCGCTCAAGCTTAAGGAGATCTCTTATATTCACGCCGAAGGCTATCCCGCCGGTGAAATGAAGCATGGCCCCATTGCTCTCATCGACGAACAACTGCCGGTGGTCTTTCTCTGCCCCCGCAATGAGACACTGGAAAAGGTGGTATCTAATCTCGAAGAGGTGCGGGCCCGCGATGGCCGAGTCATTGCTGTGGTGACCGAAGGGCAAGAGAATCTACTCGGCGAGGTCGATGCCCTGATTACCGTACCGGATATTATCGATGAATTGGCACCGGTGCTTATGTCCATTCCCATGCAATTGTTGGCCTACCACGTGGCGGTCTTTAAGGGTACCGATGTCGACCAGCCCCGTAACCTGGCCAAGAGCGTGACGGTTGAATAG